A genomic stretch from Styela clava chromosome 5, kaStyClav1.hap1.2, whole genome shotgun sequence includes:
- the LOC144422993 gene encoding sushi, von Willebrand factor type A, EGF and pentraxin domain-containing protein 1-like isoform X2, whose protein sequence is MRFRITCWMLLLIYYPRYINSSCIKQAVEEGRKCRKSCSIDSDCTSKGGLKRCRCDGACGMSCFNPDALCLSEPDDIPNGFRTWNKLTMGGKATYRCYTGFILKGNFETVCCADKKWHGPPPTCEDIKCANPEEVSIKNGRFVSSSSAPFYPGASATILCNPNHKISGQEGIIRSMDSICFERPEPQIGSEWSLSSIDCEEILCGLPPVQNNHVEPKPTRWSVGYIHIYTCKPGFIFPANVTEETNECCSDGTWSKTPVDCIEAVKCGYPRDPKNGRVLHRDGNWEYGNRITYNCNTGYKLIGSDIASCGADATWGDLPFCEIDPDCGFEEFSEPTCGYSNPYPRWERIYTSSQYDGIPGYIIRATTSGTELISAEIPDDWSSGKMCLQFHYKLLGKSSLLTISSTSTPFTAFWRNHINEARNTWLDSLVNIDSSTSIQYKFEANQPTVELDDVQVKKSGCFEHCKSYTCQNGGSCVNRANDYTCFCTVDFEGKTCDKALKCVEPVEWIQNGRLLRNNTGPHNLYITGTTVTYGCNAKFKIFGKYDIQTEETITCTKDSWGGDSFWRKNPRDIRCIYKTCTNPPTGSRQKLIEETKHSWKVGEVASIECKDGYEFVSRYPTTTLTCGNDEQWIGSVTECTDATCTEPTKQVPNGYRSYKSWRWFITPLSKATYTCNKNYKLSGYDEIKTTIKITCIWDWSLFRSMWIPSVNSIGCTDIVCPTPTVGPHQILTSHEFKWKVGSVAQYECDTGYEFPPNNPVTSIICRKDETWSGKASNCQHNCVDIRSECPEWKAHCVAGWFRYYV, encoded by the exons ATGAGATTTCGAATTACATGCTGGATGTTATTACTGATATACTATCCACGAT ATATCAACAGCTCTTGTATAAAACAGGCAGTTGAAGAAGGTCGAAAGTGCAGAAAGTCATGTTCAATTGACAGTGATTGTACCTCAAAAGGTGGCCTCAAACGTTGCAGGTGCGATGGCGCGTGTGGTATGTCTTGTTTCAACCCAG ATGCGTTGTGCCTATCAGAACCAGATGATATTCCTAACGGTTTTAGAACATGGAACAAGCTTACTATGGGAGGAAAGGCAACCTACCGATGTTACACCGGATTTATATTGAAAGGAAATTTTGAAACCGTTTGTTGTGCTGACAAGAAATGGCATGGCCCACCACCTACTTGTGAAG acATAAAATGTGCAAATCCTGAGGAAGTGAGTATAAAAAATGGACGTTTCGTATCTAGTTCATCCGCGCCGTTCTATCCTGGCGCTTCTGCAACAATTTTGTGCAACCCGAATCATAAGATTTCAGGTCAGGAAGGCATAATTAGATCGATGGATTCAATATGCTTTGAAAGACCTGAACCACAAATAGGAAGTGAATGGAGTTTGTCTTCGATCGATTGCGAAG AAATATTATGTGGGCTTCCTCCAGTTCAAAATAATCATGTCGAGCCAAAACCTACACGTTGGTCGGTAGGATACATCCATATTTACACATGCAAACCTGGATTCATTTTTCCTGCCAACGTCACTGAAGAAACTAACGAATGCTGCTCAGATGGAACTTGGTCAAAAACACCAGTTGATTGCATTGAag CTGTAAAGTGCGGTTATCCCCGTGATCCAAAAAACGGCCGAGTATTGCATAGAGATGGTAATTGGGAATATGGAAATCGAATTACGTACAATTGCAATACTGGTTATAAATTAATTGGGAGTGATATAGCAAGCTGCGGAGCTGATGCAACATGGGGTGATTTGCCGTTTTGCGAGA TCGATCCTGACTGTGGTTTTGAAGAGTTTTCTGAACCTACATGTGGCTATTCAAATCCATATCCACGATGGGAAAGAATATATACCTCATCACAATACGATGGAATCCCTG GTTACATTATTCGTGCTACCACAAGTGGAACAGAATTGATATCAGCTGAAATACCTGATGACTGGAGTTCTGGGAAGATGTGCTTACAGTTTCATTACAAGTTGTTAGGCAAATCAAGCCTACTGACTATATCATCAAC CTCAACCCCGTTCACTGCATTTTGGAGAAATCACATCAATGAAGCGAGAAACACTTGGTTGGATTCTCTGGTGAACATTGATTCATCAACATCTATCCAATACAAATTTGAAGCGAATCAACCAACAGTTGAATTGGATGATGTTCAAGTAAAAAAAAGCGGTTGTT ttgaacattgtaAGAGTTACACTTGTCAAAATGGCGGATCCTGCGTGAATAGAGCAAACGATTACACATGCTTCTGCACAGTTGATTTTGAAGGAAAAACATGTGATAAAG CTTTGAAATGCGTCGAACCAGTCGAATGGATTCAGAATGGTCGATTGTTACGCAACAATACTGGCCCTCATAATCTGTATATTACGGGAACAACTGTTACATATGGCTGCAACGctaagtttaaaatatttggcaAATATGATATTCAAACAGAAGAAACAATTACTTGCACAAAAGATAGTTGGGGAGGTGACAGTTTCTGGCGAAAAAATCCCAGGGACATTAGATGCATAT ATAAAACTTGCACAAACCCACCAACTGGATCTCGTCAAAAGCTTATTGAGGAAACCAAGCACTCTTGGAAAGTTGGAGAAGTTGCATCAATTGAATGCAAAGATGGATATGAATTTGTCTCCCGTTATCCAACAACTACATTGACCTGTGGAAATGATGAACAATGGATTGGAAGTGTTACAGAATGCACAG ATGCCACATGCACAGAACCGACTAAACAAGTTCCCAACGGATATCGATCATATAAGAGTTGGAGGTGGTTTATTACACCCCTATCTAAAGCAACATATACTTGCAATAAAAACTATAAATTATCAGGATATGATGAAATTAAAACTACAATAAAGATAACTTGCATTTGGGACTGGTCGTTATTCAGAAGCATGTGGATTCCTAGCGTGAATAGCATAGGCTGCACCG ATATAGTTTGTCCAACTCCAACCGTTGGTCCTCATCAGATATTAACCTCACATGAATTTAAATGGAAAGTTGGAAGTGTTGCTCAGTATGAATGCGATACGGGTTATGAATTTCCTCCCAACAATCCAGTGACATCAATAATATGCCGTAAAGATGAAACATGGAGCGGAAAAGCATCGAATTGCCAACATA attGTGTTGATATTCGAAGTGAATGTCCGGAATGGAAAGCTCATTGTGTGGCTGGGTGGTTCCGCTACTACGTTTAA
- the LOC144422993 gene encoding sushi, von Willebrand factor type A, EGF and pentraxin domain-containing protein 1-like isoform X1: MRFRITCWMLLLIYYPRYINSSCIKQAVEEGRKCRKSCSIDSDCTSKGGLKRCRCDGACGMSCFNPDALCLSEPDDIPNGFRTWNKLTMGGKATYRCYTGFILKGNFETVCCADKKWHGPPPTCEDIKCANPEEVSIKNGRFVSSSSAPFYPGASATILCNPNHKISGQEGIIRSMDSICFERPEPQIGSEWSLSSIDCEEILCGLPPVQNNHVEPKPTRWSVGYIHIYTCKPGFIFPANVTEETNECCSDGTWSKTPVDCIEAVKCGYPRDPKNGRVLHRDGNWEYGNRITYNCNTGYKLIGSDIASCGADATWGDLPFCEIDPDCGFEEFSEPTCGYSNPYPRWERIYTSSQYDGIPGYIIRATTSGTELISAEIPDDWSSGKMCLQFHYKLLGKSSLLTISSTSTPFTAFWRNHINEARNTWLDSLVNIDSSTSIQYKFEANQPTVELDDVQVKKSGCFEHCKSYTCQNGGSCVNRANDYTCFCTVDFEGKTCDKALKCVEPVEWIQNGRLLRNNTGPHNLYITGTTVTYGCNAKFKIFGKYDIQTEETITCTKDSWGGDSFWRKNPRDIRCIYKTCTNPPTGSRQKLIEETKHSWKVGEVASIECKDGYEFVSRYPTTTLTCGNDEQWIGSVTECTDATCTEPTKQVPNGYRSYKSWRWFITPLSKATYTCNKNYKLSGYDEIKTTIKITCIWDWSLFRSMWIPSVNSIGCTDIVCPTPTVGPHQILTSHEFKWKVGSVAQYECDTGYEFPPNNPVTSIICRKDETWSGKASNCQHNCVDIRSECPVWKAHCDDAFMIANCKRTCGLCFEL, translated from the exons ATGAGATTTCGAATTACATGCTGGATGTTATTACTGATATACTATCCACGAT ATATCAACAGCTCTTGTATAAAACAGGCAGTTGAAGAAGGTCGAAAGTGCAGAAAGTCATGTTCAATTGACAGTGATTGTACCTCAAAAGGTGGCCTCAAACGTTGCAGGTGCGATGGCGCGTGTGGTATGTCTTGTTTCAACCCAG ATGCGTTGTGCCTATCAGAACCAGATGATATTCCTAACGGTTTTAGAACATGGAACAAGCTTACTATGGGAGGAAAGGCAACCTACCGATGTTACACCGGATTTATATTGAAAGGAAATTTTGAAACCGTTTGTTGTGCTGACAAGAAATGGCATGGCCCACCACCTACTTGTGAAG acATAAAATGTGCAAATCCTGAGGAAGTGAGTATAAAAAATGGACGTTTCGTATCTAGTTCATCCGCGCCGTTCTATCCTGGCGCTTCTGCAACAATTTTGTGCAACCCGAATCATAAGATTTCAGGTCAGGAAGGCATAATTAGATCGATGGATTCAATATGCTTTGAAAGACCTGAACCACAAATAGGAAGTGAATGGAGTTTGTCTTCGATCGATTGCGAAG AAATATTATGTGGGCTTCCTCCAGTTCAAAATAATCATGTCGAGCCAAAACCTACACGTTGGTCGGTAGGATACATCCATATTTACACATGCAAACCTGGATTCATTTTTCCTGCCAACGTCACTGAAGAAACTAACGAATGCTGCTCAGATGGAACTTGGTCAAAAACACCAGTTGATTGCATTGAag CTGTAAAGTGCGGTTATCCCCGTGATCCAAAAAACGGCCGAGTATTGCATAGAGATGGTAATTGGGAATATGGAAATCGAATTACGTACAATTGCAATACTGGTTATAAATTAATTGGGAGTGATATAGCAAGCTGCGGAGCTGATGCAACATGGGGTGATTTGCCGTTTTGCGAGA TCGATCCTGACTGTGGTTTTGAAGAGTTTTCTGAACCTACATGTGGCTATTCAAATCCATATCCACGATGGGAAAGAATATATACCTCATCACAATACGATGGAATCCCTG GTTACATTATTCGTGCTACCACAAGTGGAACAGAATTGATATCAGCTGAAATACCTGATGACTGGAGTTCTGGGAAGATGTGCTTACAGTTTCATTACAAGTTGTTAGGCAAATCAAGCCTACTGACTATATCATCAAC CTCAACCCCGTTCACTGCATTTTGGAGAAATCACATCAATGAAGCGAGAAACACTTGGTTGGATTCTCTGGTGAACATTGATTCATCAACATCTATCCAATACAAATTTGAAGCGAATCAACCAACAGTTGAATTGGATGATGTTCAAGTAAAAAAAAGCGGTTGTT ttgaacattgtaAGAGTTACACTTGTCAAAATGGCGGATCCTGCGTGAATAGAGCAAACGATTACACATGCTTCTGCACAGTTGATTTTGAAGGAAAAACATGTGATAAAG CTTTGAAATGCGTCGAACCAGTCGAATGGATTCAGAATGGTCGATTGTTACGCAACAATACTGGCCCTCATAATCTGTATATTACGGGAACAACTGTTACATATGGCTGCAACGctaagtttaaaatatttggcaAATATGATATTCAAACAGAAGAAACAATTACTTGCACAAAAGATAGTTGGGGAGGTGACAGTTTCTGGCGAAAAAATCCCAGGGACATTAGATGCATAT ATAAAACTTGCACAAACCCACCAACTGGATCTCGTCAAAAGCTTATTGAGGAAACCAAGCACTCTTGGAAAGTTGGAGAAGTTGCATCAATTGAATGCAAAGATGGATATGAATTTGTCTCCCGTTATCCAACAACTACATTGACCTGTGGAAATGATGAACAATGGATTGGAAGTGTTACAGAATGCACAG ATGCCACATGCACAGAACCGACTAAACAAGTTCCCAACGGATATCGATCATATAAGAGTTGGAGGTGGTTTATTACACCCCTATCTAAAGCAACATATACTTGCAATAAAAACTATAAATTATCAGGATATGATGAAATTAAAACTACAATAAAGATAACTTGCATTTGGGACTGGTCGTTATTCAGAAGCATGTGGATTCCTAGCGTGAATAGCATAGGCTGCACCG ATATAGTTTGTCCAACTCCAACCGTTGGTCCTCATCAGATATTAACCTCACATGAATTTAAATGGAAAGTTGGAAGTGTTGCTCAGTATGAATGCGATACGGGTTATGAATTTCCTCCCAACAATCCAGTGACATCAATAATATGCCGTAAAGATGAAACATGGAGCGGAAAAGCATCGAATTGCCAACATA